The nucleotide sequence CCTAGAACAAGATCAAGATTCTCGGGTATCGACAAAACTGTTATTGAATCACTTCCTTATTTCAAGTTTTCGGCGTTGAAAGGATGGAAAAATGGGCTGGAATGTTCGGTTTGTTTGTCCGCTTTTGAAGACATTGAACTTCTTCGACTTCTACCAAAATGCAAGCATGCTTTTCACATCGATTGTATCGATCAGTGGCTTGAAAACCACTCGAGTTGTCCGCTTTGTAGGGTTAAAGTTGTGAAGGATGATATTGCGCTTTCCGCGCTTTCAAATTCTTTAAGGTTTAACGAATCCGAACCCTCTAGTCTCGGGCTTTTTATAGAACGAGAGGGGTCATCAAGATTCGGTACAAatgttgaaaatgatcaagatcaGGTGATCTTGCATAAATTTAATCATCGGATCATGATCAGTAATGAAAATGATCCGGTGACGTTGAAAACCAGATGGAGCAATGTGAGCTCATCTGATATTCTTTTTCTAAAATCCGAGATGATTACTTGCGTGGCAAGTAGCCGATTTGATCATCAGTTGTGTCCGGAAATTGAGGGGAACAACGGTCACAACCGGAGAGTCGAAGAACCTCGAAGATCGGTATCCGAGATTACAGTTCATCCAAGATTTCTTGAAGGTGAAGTTAGGGTTGATGAAAAAAGATTAAGGAGATTATGGCTACCAATTGCTAGAAGAACAGTTGAAAGGTTTGCTAATAAGGAAAACAATAATATTCCTGATGGTCAACGATTAGAAATTGAAAAGTCAAGAGAACAATTAGATGTATAGTGCACAATGTTATATTCTTTTAAACATTATCGATCATAAATTATTTACTTGTAAAGTGTTATTTAAAGAATTCTTTTTTAGAGGAAGAAAGTTAAGATTAATTATCATAATATTAGTGTTACGAAAATCAGATTTGAATGATAACGGATTATTAAATACTGGTTGGACCAGTCGGATGGGTCTTAAATTAAACCATATTCATCATCGTAATCGGAAACAAAATTATTTGATAACAAATAGAACCAACCCAAACTATACCTACACAAGTGTAGGTGATGTATGATAGTATCATCTACACATAACTTATATGTGAAGATTATATATATgacaaattttatatatatatataatatatatatatatatatatatatatatataggtaaaggatcctgtacaaagtcctacttttgtaagaagtgtaagaaataatttgGGGATGACAAGTGTCttttatcttaattaattcaaaagggtacattagtaatttacctttcttatcaattaattgtgTGTAACGGTTTTGGAGTTAATTTAGGAGATACATAtctttttggtttatacatgatcTCCTATATACTGATCGTAATTCTCATTATAAAATCGACGCCATTATTTAATTGATGAATGTAAGGATTTTGATCACTGCAATTCTCAAGTTTTATTTAATTATCGAAATACACACAACGGATCATGGTGATGCAAGTATACTCGTGAggttttataatattaaaggGTTATATACATAAAGATTCGATCTTGAATTGGTGTTttaatgttttttggattccagataaaacaccatgacttgaatcatggtgtgatgttttatctggagacattgttcatggcgtggtgttttaaacatctggagacaaaacactatgccatgaacaatgtctccagatgtttaaaacaccacgccatgaacaatgtctccagataaaacaccaccccatgaacaatgtctccagatgtttaaaacaccacgccatgaacagtgtctccagataaaacaccacaccataaacaatgtctctagataaaac is from Helianthus annuus cultivar XRQ/B chromosome 9, HanXRQr2.0-SUNRISE, whole genome shotgun sequence and encodes:
- the LOC110874079 gene encoding E3 ubiquitin-protein ligase ATL42 codes for the protein MSFPTTHPPEFIGIPAKPQKTLTFIITFLIITPNSTLSQSSFSSANDENYSSSSINKFEPSLAIVVGVLSIVFSLTFLTIIYIKCCHMSSSSSTHRLNQENFGNLPRTRSRFSGIDKTVIESLPYFKFSALKGWKNGLECSVCLSAFEDIELLRLLPKCKHAFHIDCIDQWLENHSSCPLCRVKVVKDDIALSALSNSLRFNESEPSSLGLFIEREGSSRFGTNVENDQDQVILHKFNHRIMISNENDPVTLKTRWSNVSSSDILFLKSEMITCVASSRFDHQLCPEIEGNNGHNRRVEEPRRSVSEITVHPRFLEGEVRVDEKRLRRLWLPIARRTVERFANKENNNIPDGQRLEIEKSREQLDV